The Oceanithermus desulfurans genome segment CGCCGACGACGCGGGGCCGCGCGTCTACCGCCTGCTCGCCAGCGACCGGGGCATCGAGCTCGTCTGCGACGACCCCCCTTGCCCCGCCAGCGGCTACATGGGCAACCTCCTCTCCTTCGTACCGCGCGAGGGGGCCTTCGCCCTGGGCGACCGCCGCTACCGCGGCTTCCTGCGCGTCGTCTGGCAGGAGGGGCGGCTGCTCCTGATCAACCGCGTCGGCCTCGAGGACTACCTCCAGGGCGTCCTCCCCGGCGAGGTGCCCGCCTCCTTCCCCTTCGAGGTGCTGCAGGCCCAGGCCATCCTGGCGCGCACCTACACGCTCAGCCGGCTGGGGTCCAACCCTTACTACGACCTCTGCGACACCGCCCGCTGCCAGGTTTACCTCGGCCTGGGGGCCGAGACCCCGCGCCACACCGAGGCGGTGCGCGCCACCGCGGGGCGCATCCTCGCCTACCGGGGCAAGCCCATCTCGGCCGTCTACCACGCCGATTCGGGCGGAACCACGGCCGCCGCCGAGGAGGTCTGGGGCGGCGCCATCCCCTACCTGCAGGCCCGCGACGACCCCTGGTCGCTGGCCAAGCGCTGGCGCGTGCAGGTCAGCCCGCGCCAGGTGCAGCGGGCGTTGCAGGACCTGGGCTACAGCCCCGGCGCGGTGCAGTCGATGAAGGTGCTGGACAAGGGCCCCAGCGGCCGCATCACCCGCCTGGAGGTCGTGGGGACGAGCGCGCGCATCGTCCTGGAAACGCCCAAGTCGGCCCGTTTCCTGAGGGCGCTGGGCCTCCCCTCGACGCTGGCCACCCTCTCGGGCTGGTCCTTCAGCGGGCGCGGCTCCGGCCACGGGGTGGG includes the following:
- a CDS encoding SpoIID/LytB domain-containing protein: MKRGLLAILFLLVLGAGAQSPPVRVLLEETGLAVVKLEGAHSLWNWAGRIADDAGPRVYRLLASDRGIELVCDDPPCPASGYMGNLLSFVPREGAFALGDRRYRGFLRVVWQEGRLLLINRVGLEDYLQGVLPGEVPASFPFEVLQAQAILARTYTLSRLGSNPYYDLCDTARCQVYLGLGAETPRHTEAVRATAGRILAYRGKPISAVYHADSGGTTAAAEEVWGGAIPYLQARDDPWSLAKRWRVQVSPRQVQRALQDLGYSPGAVQSMKVLDKGPSGRITRLEVVGTSARIVLETPKSARFLRALGLPSTLATLSGWSFSGRGSGHGVGMSQWGARGFAKRGWNYREILAYYYPHTVLTSYRLSASR